The Mycolicibacterium fluoranthenivorans genome has a window encoding:
- a CDS encoding TetR/AcrR family transcriptional regulator has translation MATKPRDGEATRAAILAAAQTQFGEQGFERTTIRSVASATGVDPALVMHYFGSKAGLFAAASRLDIAFPDLSGVAPEDIASVLIPLFVDVWGPDGSFLPLLRAAATHRAAADALLEVFAAQVAPALAAVVPDRPAERAALVGAQLLGVAVSRHILGTPPLVDMADAELIDWLAPVLAHFLTDAGPAASTGCRAEAAL, from the coding sequence ATGGCGACGAAACCGCGCGACGGTGAAGCGACGCGGGCCGCGATCCTGGCTGCTGCGCAGACGCAATTCGGCGAGCAGGGGTTCGAGCGCACCACGATCCGTTCGGTGGCGTCCGCGACCGGGGTGGACCCCGCCCTGGTCATGCATTATTTCGGCAGCAAGGCGGGCCTGTTCGCCGCGGCGTCCCGGCTGGACATCGCGTTCCCCGATCTCTCGGGCGTCGCGCCGGAGGACATCGCGAGCGTGCTGATCCCGCTGTTCGTCGACGTCTGGGGGCCGGACGGCTCGTTTCTGCCACTGCTGCGCGCGGCGGCCACCCACCGGGCGGCCGCCGATGCGCTCCTGGAGGTGTTCGCCGCGCAGGTCGCGCCGGCGCTGGCCGCGGTCGTGCCCGATCGGCCGGCCGAACGGGCCGCGCTGGTCGGTGCACAGCTCCTGGGGGTCGCGGTGTCGCGTCATATCCTCGGCACCCCACCACTGGTTGATATGGCCGACGCCGAACTCATCGACTGGCTGGCCCCGGTGCTGGCGCATTTCCTGACTGATGCTGGTCCGGCTGCGTCGACGGGCTGTCGCGCCGAAGCGGCGCTGTGA
- a CDS encoding FAD-dependent monooxygenase, with translation MSSIEVDALVVGAGPTGLTAAGDLARGGRSVAVLERRPIPNPSSRAFVTMAGTLEALDARGLADELLAHAHRTPGVTIFGGARIDLTHLDSAYPYAMITPQTNVDAALARYAAAQGADIRRGVEVAELIQDVNGVTVTARSRQDGGLTTWRARYVIGADGAHSTVRTLVGADFPGKTILSSIVLADVKLARGPADDGLTLRSTREVFAFLAPYGRSDAEGAWYRAMLWDRRHQVPDSATVRPAEITDILRRAMDADPGVVEIGWHSRFHCDERQVEQYRHGRVFLAGDAAHVHSPMGGQGMNTGIQDAANLAWKLDAVLGGAADHVLDTYQAERHPIGKRVLRQSGLMARGVTLYPRVARGLRNLLVPRLLRVPSVRDALAGSFSGTGLRYGRGPVGDRAVHIPLTDGRLTQLARTPGFVLVRERGTAAVEAAGLTQAERADAGPAVLVRPDGYVAWSGSSADHQGWQACLTGWAASRS, from the coding sequence ATGAGCAGCATCGAGGTGGACGCCCTGGTCGTCGGCGCGGGCCCCACCGGGCTCACCGCCGCAGGCGATCTCGCCCGCGGCGGCCGCTCGGTGGCCGTGCTGGAGCGCCGGCCCATACCCAACCCGTCCAGCCGGGCTTTTGTCACCATGGCCGGCACACTGGAGGCACTCGATGCCCGCGGATTGGCCGACGAACTGCTGGCCCATGCACACCGGACGCCGGGAGTGACGATCTTCGGTGGCGCCCGCATCGATCTCACCCACCTCGACTCGGCCTATCCATACGCCATGATCACCCCGCAGACGAATGTCGATGCCGCACTTGCCCGGTACGCTGCCGCCCAGGGCGCCGATATCCGGCGTGGGGTTGAGGTCGCCGAGTTGATCCAGGACGTGAACGGCGTGACGGTCACCGCGCGATCCCGTCAGGACGGCGGCCTCACGACGTGGCGGGCACGCTACGTCATCGGCGCCGACGGCGCGCACAGCACAGTGCGTACCCTGGTGGGCGCCGATTTCCCCGGTAAGACCATCCTGTCCTCGATCGTGCTCGCGGATGTGAAACTCGCACGCGGACCCGCGGACGACGGACTCACCCTGCGCAGCACCCGTGAGGTGTTTGCGTTCCTGGCGCCCTACGGACGCAGCGACGCCGAAGGCGCCTGGTACCGCGCGATGCTGTGGGATCGGCGACACCAGGTACCCGACAGCGCCACGGTGCGGCCTGCCGAGATCACCGACATCCTGCGCCGGGCGATGGATGCCGACCCCGGCGTCGTCGAAATCGGTTGGCATTCCCGATTCCATTGCGATGAAAGACAAGTCGAGCAGTACCGGCACGGCCGGGTGTTCCTGGCCGGAGACGCCGCGCACGTGCACTCCCCCATGGGCGGGCAGGGTATGAACACCGGCATTCAGGACGCCGCGAATCTGGCGTGGAAGCTCGATGCCGTACTGGGCGGAGCCGCCGACCATGTGCTCGACACCTACCAGGCCGAACGACACCCGATAGGTAAGCGAGTGTTGCGGCAATCCGGCCTGATGGCGCGCGGGGTGACACTGTATCCACGGGTGGCCCGCGGACTGCGCAATCTCCTTGTGCCCCGGCTGCTTCGGGTGCCTTCGGTGCGAGATGCATTGGCGGGCAGCTTCTCCGGAACCGGGTTGCGCTACGGTCGGGGTCCGGTGGGTGACCGAGCTGTGCATATCCCGCTGACCGACGGCCGGCTGACGCAGCTGGCGCGAACGCCCGGGTTCGTCCTGGTCCGCGAGCGCGGTACGGCAGCTGTCGAGGCCGCCGGCCTGACCCAGGCCGAGCGCGCCGATGCCGGACCGGCCGTGCTGGTGCGACCCGATGGGTACGTCGCGTGGTCCGGTTCCTCGGCGGACCACCAGGGTTGGCAGGCCTGCCTGACCGGCTGGGCCGCCAGTCGGTCGTAG
- a CDS encoding cytochrome P450 produces the protein MADFAPSFAPELDQIPSAEGPLPGADDLAGRPYALPVDILGELHGPLFYADYSGFRKLYACSMAVVEELCDEERFAKNLTPSLARVRPLAGDGLFTAFHGEPNWQKAHDVLLPGFSYAGLRNYHEAMLAINRRMITGWDAQAGRQSVNVSDDLQKLAMDTVALAGFGARFESFDHDGLAPIPQSFTAALGELGKGGDTPRFESELTTLHTYFDELIEAHRNGGEDAADDLLYLMLGRGSASEPVLDRQNIRNQIMTFLIAGQLTTSELMPNTLYNLVHHPAVLGRVQAEVDAVFGPDDDYLPTYDDIGKFGYLRQVINETLRLSPPVLSFDRMALADTVIGGRYPIKKGEAVSVLTGALHRQPEWGDNVELFDPDRFESDRAAARPAALFKPFGTGARSCIGRQFALHEATMTIARIVHRYRLIDSGHYVLRWDGPLSRRPAGFRLDLVRRTPADRKPATAAAVQDTAQRTTPSSVSALKAGTTVAVLHGSNLGTCRALAKQLAEEGTDIGCATTVGPLDDAVGGLPEADAVVIVASSYNGQPTDDAREFLAWLTGPDAAIDGAPNFAVLGVGDHNWADTYQAVPKRINERLTELGGTSLVPFAAADTSGDLNGTLEEFSTALWSSMSALFGDPDAVAVTDSEEPLYDLHLIVGPVTAAIDTRFGVCPMTVLENTELVSDETAQGHAKHFVRVALPEDVEYHTGDHLTVLADNPPELVDTVLDQLDIDPGLRLSINPRRTSRRLIALDREVSVRELLTHFVELRKPATRSQLRRLAAANPCAPERRRLEELAEATEPCALSPIECLQEFPACTLTGADLLELLEPMTPRHYSIASSSRLSPKVVALVVSVLDAPARSGRGLFKGVASNHLATLGSGAQIRARVDQARQAFRAGADPAKNVILVSAGTGVAPFRGFLGDRLAARQDGDPYAPALCFFGVRDPDVDYIFREQFDIAEDLGIVRMRPAFSRAPENGVRYVQDRIAADADEVWDLLGDPAKDTHVYICGDGARMAPAVRQAFLDIYCARTGADESAARDWLIDLVESDRYVEDVWAG, from the coding sequence GCTCGATGGCGGTGGTCGAGGAACTCTGCGATGAGGAGCGGTTCGCCAAGAATCTGACCCCGTCGCTGGCCCGGGTCCGTCCACTGGCCGGCGACGGTCTGTTCACCGCGTTCCACGGTGAGCCGAATTGGCAGAAGGCACATGACGTTCTGCTGCCCGGATTCAGCTACGCCGGACTACGCAACTACCACGAGGCGATGCTCGCCATCAACCGCCGGATGATCACCGGTTGGGACGCGCAGGCCGGGCGGCAATCGGTGAACGTCTCCGATGACCTGCAGAAGCTCGCGATGGACACGGTGGCGCTGGCCGGCTTCGGAGCCCGTTTCGAATCCTTCGACCACGACGGCCTGGCGCCCATCCCGCAGAGTTTCACCGCTGCCCTCGGCGAGCTCGGAAAAGGCGGAGACACACCGCGATTCGAGTCCGAGCTGACCACCCTGCACACCTACTTCGACGAGTTGATCGAAGCGCACCGCAACGGCGGTGAAGACGCCGCCGACGATCTGCTCTACCTGATGCTCGGCCGCGGGTCCGCCAGCGAACCCGTTCTGGACCGACAGAACATCCGAAACCAGATCATGACGTTTCTCATCGCCGGCCAGTTGACGACATCGGAACTGATGCCCAACACGCTCTACAACCTGGTGCACCACCCGGCGGTGCTCGGCCGGGTCCAGGCCGAGGTCGATGCGGTGTTCGGTCCCGACGACGACTACCTGCCGACCTACGACGACATCGGCAAATTCGGCTATCTCCGGCAGGTCATCAACGAGACACTGCGGTTGTCTCCGCCGGTACTCAGCTTCGATCGGATGGCGTTGGCCGACACCGTCATCGGCGGTAGGTATCCGATCAAGAAGGGCGAAGCCGTCAGCGTGCTCACCGGGGCATTGCACCGGCAACCGGAATGGGGCGACAACGTCGAACTGTTCGACCCGGACCGGTTCGAATCCGACCGTGCCGCCGCGCGTCCGGCCGCGCTGTTCAAACCATTCGGCACCGGAGCCCGGTCGTGCATCGGACGCCAGTTCGCGCTGCACGAGGCGACCATGACCATCGCGCGGATCGTGCACCGCTACCGGCTCATCGATTCCGGGCACTACGTGTTGCGCTGGGACGGCCCGCTGAGCCGCCGGCCGGCCGGTTTCCGGCTCGACCTGGTGCGACGCACCCCCGCCGACCGCAAGCCCGCCACCGCGGCGGCCGTCCAGGACACCGCCCAGCGCACGACGCCCAGTTCGGTATCGGCCCTCAAAGCCGGTACCACCGTGGCCGTGCTGCACGGCTCCAATCTCGGCACCTGCCGCGCACTGGCCAAACAGCTGGCCGAGGAGGGCACCGATATCGGTTGTGCCACAACGGTCGGCCCACTCGATGACGCCGTCGGCGGGCTGCCCGAAGCCGACGCGGTGGTGATCGTCGCGTCGTCGTACAACGGTCAGCCGACCGACGACGCGCGCGAATTCCTCGCCTGGCTGACCGGGCCCGACGCCGCGATCGACGGCGCCCCGAACTTCGCGGTGCTCGGCGTCGGCGATCACAACTGGGCCGACACCTATCAGGCCGTGCCGAAGCGGATCAACGAACGCCTGACCGAACTGGGCGGCACGTCCCTCGTGCCGTTCGCAGCGGCGGACACCTCCGGTGACCTGAACGGCACCCTGGAAGAGTTCTCGACTGCGCTGTGGTCGTCCATGTCCGCGCTGTTCGGCGACCCGGATGCGGTGGCGGTGACCGATAGCGAGGAACCGCTCTACGATCTGCACCTCATCGTCGGCCCGGTCACCGCCGCCATCGACACCCGCTTCGGCGTGTGCCCCATGACCGTCTTGGAGAACACCGAACTGGTCAGCGACGAGACCGCGCAGGGGCACGCCAAACACTTTGTCCGCGTTGCCCTGCCCGAGGACGTCGAGTATCACACCGGGGACCACCTGACGGTGCTGGCGGACAATCCACCCGAACTCGTCGACACCGTGCTGGACCAACTGGATATCGACCCGGGGTTGCGCCTCTCGATCAACCCGCGCCGGACCTCGCGGCGGCTCATCGCCCTCGACCGTGAGGTGAGCGTGCGCGAACTGCTCACCCACTTCGTCGAACTGCGCAAGCCGGCGACGCGCAGCCAGTTGCGCCGGCTCGCAGCCGCCAACCCGTGCGCCCCCGAACGCCGGCGTCTCGAAGAACTCGCCGAGGCGACCGAACCGTGCGCCCTGAGCCCGATCGAATGCCTTCAGGAATTCCCGGCCTGCACGCTGACCGGTGCCGACCTGCTGGAACTGCTGGAGCCGATGACACCGCGGCACTACTCCATCGCCTCCTCGTCGCGGCTGTCACCGAAAGTCGTGGCACTGGTGGTCAGCGTCCTCGACGCCCCGGCTCGATCCGGGCGCGGGCTGTTCAAAGGTGTCGCGTCGAACCACCTGGCCACGCTGGGTTCGGGGGCGCAGATCCGCGCTCGCGTCGATCAGGCCCGTCAGGCCTTCCGGGCCGGTGCCGACCCGGCCAAGAACGTCATCCTGGTGAGTGCGGGGACCGGCGTCGCACCGTTTCGCGGGTTCCTGGGCGATCGGCTGGCAGCGCGGCAGGACGGTGACCCGTATGCACCGGCTTTGTGTTTCTTCGGAGTTCGCGATCCCGATGTGGACTACATCTTCCGCGAGCAGTTCGATATTGCCGAAGACCTGGGAATCGTGCGGATGCGACCGGCTTTCTCCCGGGCACCGGAGAACGGCGTCCGCTATGTCCAGGACCGGATCGCCGCCGACGCCGACGAGGTGTGGGACCTGCTCGGCGATCCCGCCAAGGACACCCACGTCTACATCTGCGGCGACGGTGCCCGGATGGCCCCGGCCGTACGGCAGGCGTTTCTCGACATCTATTGCGCGCGTACCGGTGCCGACGAGAGCGCGGCCCGCGACTGGCTCATCGACCTTGTCGAGTCGGACCGCTACGTCGAGGATGTCTGGGCGGGCTGA